One window from the genome of Spiractinospora alimapuensis encodes:
- a CDS encoding coiled-coil domain-containing protein, whose product MKTARRGGTQRRLDFADPLVPSSSRPRLLEWWARLLGASALVTFIAVPAAPVSAVTMVPAEPQNLQSLKDEADELGEEYRGELRDLEGVIQAAEDAEERAEESEEALEEARDAVRTIAVTSYVNGGVDPALDVFVAEDAEELAERARYVHHLTTTNSDRIDQHTEAIEEYRAAQDEAEATLAEADEDLSGLRDRREEVQELIADHPEQEMGGRYNLTPRTEQMRELIIEEFDEGPGVGCYRPHNGGFVGEHPKGRACDFMMTNDGDMPPQDEIDRGWEISEWARENADRLGIMYVIYRQQIWDQRRGDTDWRDMADRGSITENHFDHVHISMW is encoded by the coding sequence GTGAAGACCGCCCGCCGCGGAGGTACGCAGCGGCGACTGGACTTCGCCGACCCCCTCGTCCCGTCGTCCTCGCGTCCGCGCCTCCTGGAGTGGTGGGCGCGACTTCTGGGCGCGTCGGCCCTCGTCACGTTCATCGCGGTCCCCGCGGCCCCGGTGTCGGCCGTCACGATGGTTCCCGCCGAGCCGCAGAACCTCCAGTCCCTGAAGGACGAGGCCGACGAGCTGGGCGAGGAGTACCGAGGCGAACTGCGGGATCTCGAGGGCGTGATCCAGGCCGCCGAGGACGCCGAGGAACGCGCGGAGGAGAGCGAGGAGGCGTTGGAGGAGGCCCGGGACGCCGTACGCACGATCGCGGTCACCAGCTACGTCAACGGCGGGGTGGACCCGGCCCTCGATGTCTTCGTGGCCGAGGACGCCGAGGAGCTGGCCGAGCGGGCTCGCTACGTCCACCACCTGACGACGACCAACTCCGACCGCATCGACCAGCACACCGAGGCGATCGAGGAGTACCGGGCGGCGCAGGACGAGGCCGAGGCCACGCTCGCGGAGGCCGACGAGGACCTCTCGGGTCTACGCGACCGCCGCGAGGAGGTCCAGGAGCTGATCGCCGACCATCCCGAACAGGAGATGGGGGGCCGGTACAACCTCACTCCGCGCACGGAACAGATGCGCGAGCTCATCATCGAGGAGTTCGACGAGGGCCCCGGGGTGGGCTGCTACCGCCCGCACAACGGCGGTTTCGTCGGGGAGCACCCCAAGGGCCGCGCCTGCGACTTCATGATGACCAACGACGGAGACATGCCGCCGCAGGACGAGATCGACCGCGGCTGGGAGATCTCGGAGTGGGCGCGCGAGAACGCCGACCGACTGGGCATCATGTACGTCATCTACCGCCAACAGATCTGGGACCAGCGGCGCGGCGACACCGACTGGCGCGACATGGCCGACCGCGGCAGCATCACCGAGAACCACTTCGACCACGTGCACATCTCCATGTGGT
- a CDS encoding ABC transporter substrate-binding protein, translating into MALVGSAAVLAVSGCSGDTETDGEVELVLETFGTFGYDAVIEEFEEETGYTVDHRVYGEQPDFAEALEQNIAAGSGAGDVVALEEAHIVQMLEQGEAFVDLNDFGAGDMEDQFLDWKWELGQTTDGQLVGLGTDVGSLAICYRWDLFEEAGLPTDREEVGELWPEWEDYLSAGQEFRDADTDAAFVADVGEVYTAITRQAGGEIYFAEADDELIVADNPVVRDAFDFSVELVDEDLSAGLDTFTDDWTAAIQAGTFATMPCPAWMLGQVEDSAGEDGEGLWDVADVPGDGGNWGGSWLAVPEQSENPEAAAELAMFLAGPEGQLNAWEEANNLPSNLEVLESDEVQDTVREYFNDAPTGEIFASVAADLQPYYMGPGHVAVHEDATNPIDEMQRGGISADDAWDQLIEGAERAAR; encoded by the coding sequence GTGGCGCTGGTCGGCAGCGCCGCGGTTCTGGCCGTCTCGGGATGTAGTGGTGACACGGAGACCGACGGCGAGGTCGAACTGGTCCTGGAGACATTCGGGACGTTCGGCTATGACGCCGTGATCGAGGAGTTCGAGGAAGAGACCGGCTACACGGTGGACCATCGGGTCTACGGCGAGCAGCCCGACTTCGCCGAGGCGCTGGAACAGAACATCGCCGCGGGCAGTGGGGCCGGCGACGTGGTGGCGCTGGAAGAGGCCCACATCGTTCAGATGCTGGAACAGGGCGAGGCCTTCGTTGACCTGAACGACTTCGGTGCCGGGGACATGGAGGACCAGTTCCTCGACTGGAAGTGGGAGCTGGGGCAAACAACCGACGGACAACTGGTTGGTCTGGGAACCGACGTCGGGAGCCTCGCGATCTGTTACCGGTGGGACCTCTTCGAGGAAGCGGGGCTGCCCACCGACCGCGAGGAGGTGGGAGAGCTCTGGCCGGAGTGGGAGGACTATCTCTCCGCCGGCCAGGAGTTCCGTGACGCCGACACCGATGCCGCCTTCGTCGCCGACGTCGGTGAGGTCTACACCGCCATCACGCGCCAGGCGGGTGGCGAGATCTACTTCGCGGAGGCCGACGACGAGCTCATCGTCGCCGACAACCCGGTGGTGCGGGACGCGTTCGACTTCTCCGTCGAGCTGGTGGACGAGGACCTCTCCGCCGGTCTCGACACCTTCACCGACGACTGGACCGCCGCGATCCAGGCGGGCACGTTCGCGACCATGCCCTGTCCAGCCTGGATGCTCGGACAGGTCGAGGACTCCGCCGGTGAGGACGGCGAGGGCCTGTGGGACGTGGCCGACGTCCCTGGCGACGGTGGGAACTGGGGCGGCTCGTGGCTCGCGGTTCCAGAACAGAGTGAGAACCCCGAGGCGGCGGCCGAGCTCGCGATGTTCCTCGCCGGACCCGAGGGGCAGCTGAACGCGTGGGAGGAGGCCAACAACCTGCCCTCCAACCTGGAGGTCCTGGAATCCGACGAGGTGCAGGACACCGTCCGCGAGTACTTCAACGACGCGCCCACCGGCGAGATTTTCGCCTCCGTGGCAGCGGACCTCCAGCCCTATTACATGGGACCCGGCCACGTGGCGGTGCACGAGGACGCGACGAACCCGATCGACGAGATGCAGCGTGGCGGAATCTCGGCCGATGACGCCTGGGACCAGTTGATCGAAGGGGCCGAACGAGCGGCCCGATAG
- a CDS encoding carbohydrate ABC transporter permease: MFFGKLDGKFAPYLFIAPFFIIFGVFNLFPTAFMFHVSLHDWSMIGGNGGFVGWANYAFLLTDTKFWNALLNTLAIFVIAVVPQLLLALLLADVLNRRIRFQGFFRVATILPYVTSIAAMAIVFGQLFGRDFGLINLALDTIGIDPIDWRSNRFASWVALAVMVDWRWLGFNTLIYLAAMQTIPRDLYESASIDGASRLRQFWQITIPMVRPTVLFTVIISTIGQMQLFTEPVIFSADYSGGNQNQFQTVAMLMFDEARRLDNFGYGAAIAWVIFLLIVVFSLINVLFVSRIRGAS, from the coding sequence ATCTTCTTCGGGAAACTCGATGGGAAATTCGCCCCCTACCTGTTCATCGCGCCGTTCTTCATCATCTTCGGCGTCTTCAACCTGTTCCCCACCGCGTTCATGTTCCACGTGTCACTGCACGACTGGAGCATGATCGGCGGCAATGGGGGCTTCGTCGGTTGGGCGAACTACGCGTTCCTGCTCACCGACACGAAGTTCTGGAACGCTCTGCTGAATACGCTCGCGATCTTCGTCATCGCGGTGGTTCCGCAGCTGCTACTCGCACTGCTCCTGGCCGACGTCCTGAACCGGCGGATCCGGTTCCAGGGGTTCTTCCGGGTGGCGACGATCCTGCCCTACGTCACGTCCATCGCGGCGATGGCGATCGTCTTCGGTCAGCTCTTCGGTCGCGACTTCGGGCTCATCAACCTGGCGTTGGACACCATCGGGATCGACCCGATCGACTGGCGGTCCAACCGTTTCGCCTCCTGGGTGGCCCTGGCGGTCATGGTCGATTGGCGCTGGCTTGGCTTCAACACGCTGATCTATCTCGCCGCCATGCAGACCATCCCCCGGGATCTGTACGAGTCGGCCTCCATCGACGGCGCGTCCCGCCTGCGCCAGTTCTGGCAGATCACGATCCCCATGGTGCGGCCCACCGTGCTGTTCACGGTCATCATCTCCACCATCGGACAGATGCAGCTCTTCACCGAGCCCGTCATCTTCTCTGCGGACTACTCGGGCGGGAACCAGAACCAGTTCCAGACGGTGGCGATGCTCATGTTCGACGAGGCCCGCCGCCTCGACAACTTCGGCTACGGAGCCGCGATCGCCTGGGTCATCTTCCTGCTGATCGTGGTCTTCTCCCTGATCAACGTGTTGTTCGTCAGCCGCATCCGAGGCGCGAGCTGA
- a CDS encoding carbohydrate ABC transporter permease, translating to MALSLVFLFSAFPLYWLVVVATRGNEAIAQRPPALLPGREFAENIVRTLENPAANFVQGLVNSAIVATATAVSVVFFCSLAGFALAKMRFRGRNIATLAIIVTMMIPIQMAIVPMLIMMDAFDWRGDLRAVIAPFMVTGFGVFLMRQYAQQGVPNELLESARLDGCSNLRTFWSVVVPQLRPAMIVLGMLTFMQNWNEFIWPIAVLGPDNPTVQVSINNLNQGYTSDFALMFTGATFATLPLLLVFVVFGRRLIGGIMEGAIKG from the coding sequence GTGGCCCTGTCCCTTGTGTTCCTGTTCTCTGCTTTCCCGCTGTATTGGCTCGTCGTCGTCGCGACGCGCGGCAACGAGGCCATCGCGCAACGCCCCCCGGCGCTGCTCCCCGGACGGGAGTTCGCCGAGAACATCGTGCGGACTCTGGAGAATCCGGCCGCGAACTTCGTACAGGGCCTGGTCAACTCCGCGATCGTCGCGACAGCCACCGCGGTCTCCGTCGTGTTCTTCTGCTCGCTGGCGGGATTCGCCCTGGCGAAGATGCGATTCCGCGGCCGGAACATCGCGACGCTGGCGATCATCGTCACGATGATGATCCCGATCCAGATGGCCATCGTCCCGATGCTGATCATGATGGACGCCTTCGACTGGAGAGGTGACCTCCGCGCCGTCATCGCGCCCTTCATGGTGACGGGCTTCGGTGTCTTCCTGATGCGTCAGTACGCGCAGCAAGGCGTTCCCAACGAGCTGCTGGAGTCGGCGCGCCTGGACGGCTGCTCCAATCTCAGGACGTTCTGGTCGGTCGTCGTTCCCCAGTTACGCCCCGCCATGATCGTGCTCGGGATGCTCACCTTCATGCAGAACTGGAACGAGTTCATCTGGCCGATCGCCGTGCTCGGTCCCGACAATCCAACGGTCCAGGTGTCCATCAACAACCTCAACCAGGGATACACCAGCGACTTCGCACTCATGTTCACGGGTGCGACCTTCGCGACCCTGCCACTCCTGCTGGTGTTCGTCGTATTCGGTCGCCGCCTCATCGGCGGCATCATGGAAGGTGCTATCAAAGGGTGA
- a CDS encoding GH1 family beta-glucosidase yields MFPTDFVWGASTAAFQIEGATDVDGRGRSIWDTFCATPGKVLGGDTGEPAADHYRLFREDIALIKELGLGNYRFSIAWPRVQPDGRGPVNQAGLDFYERLVDNLLDQGVRPWPTLYHWDLPQALENAGGWPHRDTALRFADYAAVVHERLGDRVADWSTLNEPWVVAFLGYASGEHAPGRTEPAASLAAVHHLLLGHGLATQVIREQAAGNDAPTRMGIVLNTQTVRPLRDTVADRDAARRIDALRNRIFLDPLHHGRYPADLLRDVAHITDFGFVRPGDLETIQAPLDVMGVNFYNPSLVAGPATDVPRDKRDATGGGDGASPWPGSEDVQFLLSGLPRTGQGWEVDATGLRDLLVRLAADYPRLPLYVTENGAAYEDTVAEDGRVHDPERRQYLEQHIRAAHAALEAGAPLKGYFVWSLLDNLEWAFGYSQRFGIVYVDRATQRRVVKDSGYWYGGVARTGTVG; encoded by the coding sequence GTGTTTCCCACCGATTTCGTCTGGGGCGCGTCCACCGCGGCGTTCCAGATCGAGGGAGCCACGGACGTCGACGGTCGTGGGCGAAGCATCTGGGACACGTTCTGTGCCACTCCCGGCAAGGTTCTCGGGGGAGACACCGGCGAGCCCGCCGCCGACCACTATCGACTGTTTCGCGAGGACATCGCGCTGATCAAGGAGCTGGGGCTCGGGAACTACCGGTTCTCCATCGCGTGGCCGCGAGTACAGCCCGACGGACGAGGGCCGGTCAATCAGGCGGGGCTCGACTTCTACGAGCGGCTCGTCGACAACCTGCTCGACCAGGGCGTGCGGCCGTGGCCGACGCTCTATCACTGGGACCTGCCGCAGGCGCTGGAGAACGCAGGAGGTTGGCCACACCGCGACACGGCCCTACGGTTCGCCGACTACGCCGCCGTGGTGCACGAGCGGCTAGGGGACCGGGTCGCCGACTGGTCGACCCTGAACGAACCCTGGGTGGTGGCGTTTTTGGGATACGCCTCGGGGGAGCACGCTCCAGGGCGAACCGAGCCGGCGGCCTCGCTCGCCGCTGTGCACCACCTCCTACTCGGTCACGGTCTCGCCACCCAGGTGATTCGAGAGCAGGCCGCCGGCAACGACGCTCCGACACGGATGGGTATCGTGCTCAACACCCAGACCGTCCGCCCGCTCCGTGACACCGTCGCGGACCGGGACGCCGCGCGGCGGATCGACGCGCTGCGCAACAGGATCTTCCTCGACCCCCTCCACCATGGGCGCTACCCGGCGGACCTGCTTCGCGATGTCGCGCACATCACGGACTTCGGGTTCGTGCGCCCCGGCGACCTTGAGACGATCCAGGCCCCGCTGGACGTCATGGGTGTGAACTTCTACAACCCGAGTCTCGTCGCCGGGCCCGCGACCGACGTTCCGCGCGACAAGCGTGACGCGACCGGCGGAGGGGACGGGGCCTCCCCTTGGCCGGGAAGTGAGGACGTCCAGTTCCTTCTCTCGGGGTTGCCCCGGACGGGACAGGGGTGGGAGGTCGACGCCACCGGCCTGCGCGACCTCCTGGTACGTCTCGCCGCCGACTATCCCCGGCTGCCCCTCTACGTCACGGAGAACGGCGCGGCCTACGAGGACACCGTTGCCGAGGACGGCAGGGTCCATGACCCCGAACGGCGCCAGTACCTCGAACAGCACATCCGTGCCGCTCACGCCGCGCTCGAGGCCGGGGCTCCGCTCAAGGGGTACTTCGTCTGGTCCCTGCTCGACAACCTCGAGTGGGCCTTTGGTTACTCCCAACGGTTCGGAATCGTGTACGTCGACCGTGCGACGCAACGCCGCGTCGTGAAGGACAGCGGATACTGGTACGGCGGTGTGGCGCGCACCGGGACCGTCGGCTGA
- a CDS encoding LacI family DNA-binding transcriptional regulator, producing MSARGQRPTLEMVAQHAGVGRGTVSRVINGSDQVSQATREAVRRAIEELGYVPNHAARTLVTRRTDTVALVVSEPEDRVFTEPFFARIVRGASAELRQRGLQLVLAMAGGPEEHEQMATYLTSQHVDGVMLLSEHRDRTLAARLSEAGVPCVHGGRPLGTERDTPTRYVDIDNVGGSRAATEYLLRSGRQRIASIAGPPDMVAGLERREGYRDALRAADRAVDENLIVAGDFSHRSGADAMVDLLRRAPDIDAVFAASDLMAIGALRALRDAGRSVPGDVAVVGFDDSPGSEHADPPLTTVHQPAERMGVEMARVLAASLTNPRENASVVLDTHLVLRDSA from the coding sequence ATGAGCGCGCGGGGCCAGCGTCCGACGCTGGAGATGGTCGCACAGCACGCGGGCGTGGGACGGGGCACGGTGTCCCGGGTCATCAACGGTTCCGACCAGGTGAGTCAGGCGACACGGGAGGCCGTGCGCCGAGCCATCGAGGAACTCGGCTACGTCCCGAACCACGCCGCGCGGACCCTGGTCACGCGGAGGACGGATACCGTCGCGCTCGTTGTCTCCGAGCCCGAGGACCGGGTGTTCACCGAACCGTTCTTCGCCCGTATCGTCCGCGGGGCCAGCGCCGAGTTGCGCCAACGCGGGTTGCAGCTCGTGCTGGCCATGGCGGGCGGTCCGGAGGAGCACGAGCAGATGGCCACCTACCTCACCTCGCAGCACGTCGACGGGGTGATGCTCCTGTCCGAACACCGTGACCGCACCCTCGCCGCACGCCTGTCGGAGGCGGGGGTGCCGTGCGTGCACGGGGGACGTCCACTGGGGACCGAGCGGGACACCCCGACGCGGTACGTGGACATTGACAACGTCGGTGGATCCCGTGCCGCGACGGAGTATCTCCTGCGCTCAGGGCGGCAACGTATCGCCAGCATCGCCGGCCCCCCCGACATGGTCGCCGGTCTGGAGCGTCGGGAGGGTTACCGGGACGCCCTGCGTGCCGCCGACCGCGCCGTGGACGAGAACCTGATCGTCGCGGGTGACTTCAGCCATCGCAGCGGCGCCGACGCCATGGTCGACCTGCTGCGTCGTGCGCCTGACATCGACGCCGTTTTCGCGGCGTCGGACCTGATGGCCATCGGCGCGCTCCGCGCTCTCCGGGACGCGGGTCGGTCCGTACCAGGCGACGTCGCGGTCGTCGGTTTCGACGACTCCCCGGGCTCCGAGCACGCCGATCCACCCCTGACCACAGTGCACCAACCGGCCGAACGCATGGGTGTAGAGATGGCCCGCGTCCTCGCCGCGAGCCTCACCAACCCAAGAGAGAACGCCAGCGTCGTACTGGACACCCATCTCGTCCTCAGGGACTCCGCCTGA
- a CDS encoding M15 family metallopeptidase: MSTPAFADTEPSPSEEPSLTAFAARTVEFRAHERVPGAAGDGAAERYRNPGSETRAPPADTFGHAGTVALAMPSPGIVVWSVPPAESSEPSDAVSEGMRSERAELQEHLTHQFGHEISARRPEALERADAAAATLGSTTQAGRLAQETSVPVPDPHDPEVKPAFASTGGEECVGGDVSQYPNGEIPESALCPLPQPGHTLRADAAAAFMRLDEAYQAHFGYPMCVTDAYRPLSEQERLYEEKEAGMAARPGTSQHGVGVAVDLCGGVQEHGSEQYEWLMSNAGDHGWHNPPWAQDGFEPWHWEYEG, from the coding sequence ATGTCCACACCGGCCTTCGCCGACACCGAACCATCGCCGTCGGAAGAGCCGTCACTGACGGCCTTCGCGGCCCGAACCGTCGAATTCCGCGCCCACGAACGGGTTCCGGGAGCCGCGGGGGACGGCGCGGCCGAACGCTATCGGAACCCCGGTTCTGAGACCAGGGCCCCGCCGGCGGACACCTTCGGTCACGCGGGCACTGTGGCCCTCGCCATGCCCTCACCCGGGATCGTCGTGTGGTCCGTCCCTCCGGCCGAATCCTCCGAACCCTCCGACGCCGTGTCCGAGGGCATGCGCTCCGAACGGGCGGAGCTCCAGGAACATCTCACGCATCAGTTTGGTCACGAGATCTCCGCCCGACGCCCCGAGGCTCTCGAGCGAGCCGACGCGGCGGCGGCCACACTCGGTTCGACCACCCAGGCTGGTCGGCTGGCGCAGGAGACCTCCGTGCCGGTGCCCGACCCACACGACCCCGAGGTCAAACCCGCCTTCGCGTCCACGGGCGGTGAGGAGTGCGTCGGCGGCGACGTCTCGCAGTATCCCAACGGGGAGATCCCCGAGTCCGCGCTGTGCCCGCTCCCCCAGCCTGGTCACACGCTCCGCGCCGACGCCGCCGCCGCGTTCATGCGTCTCGACGAGGCGTACCAGGCGCACTTCGGCTACCCGATGTGCGTGACCGACGCCTACCGCCCACTCAGCGAACAGGAACGCCTCTACGAGGAGAAGGAAGCCGGAATGGCCGCGCGGCCCGGCACCAGCCAGCACGGCGTGGGCGTCGCGGTGGACCTGTGTGGTGGTGTCCAGGAGCACGGATCAGAGCAGTACGAGTGGCTGATGTCCAACGCTGGGGACCACGGTTGGCACAACCCCCCGTGGGCCCAGGACGGTTTCGAACCGTGGCACTGGGAGTACGAGGGCTAG